One genomic region from Populus nigra chromosome 8, ddPopNigr1.1, whole genome shotgun sequence encodes:
- the LOC133702340 gene encoding uncharacterized protein LOC133702340: MTMASLSSLSVDIATTFASLTSRHPTTLRSTILPFLLKPQRTHHPVLKTTPLFHRRRFSVSATATTSAPQTEDSDLTTKIPPDNRIPATIITGFLGSGKTTLLNHILTADHGKRIAVIENEYGEVDIDGSLVAAKTAGAEDIIMLNNGCLCCTVRGDLVRMIADLVKRKKDKFDHIVIETTGLANPAPIIQTFYAEDQVFNDVKLDGVVTLVDAKHAPLHLDEVKPKGVVNEAVEQIAYADRVIVNKTDLVGEQEIASLVQRIRNINRMASLKRTQYGKVDLDYVLGIGGFDLERIESAVSDEDRKEDHASHDHDHDHDHHHHHHHDEHDHKHDHHDDHHSHDHTHDPGVSSVSIVCEGSLDLEKANFWLGTLLMERSEDIYRMKGLLSVQGMDERFVFQGVHDIFQGSPDRLWGPNEPRTNKIVFIGKNLDAQELEKGFKACLL; the protein is encoded by the exons ATGACCATGGCTTCACTGTCATCACTATCAGTAGACATAGCCACTACTTTCGCCTCTTTAACTTCTCGCCATCCCACCACACTCCGCTCCACCATCCTCCCTTTCTTACTAAAACCACAAAGAACCCATCATCCCGTCCTCAAAACTACACCCCTTTTCCATCGCCGCCGCTTCTCCGTTTCTGCCACCGCCACCACTTCTGCCCCTCAGACTGAAGACTCGGACTTAACCACCAAGATTCCTCCCGATAATCGGATTCCTGCCACCATTATCACCGGTTTCTTGGGCTCTGGCAAG ACAACGTTACTTAATCATATTCTGACTGCTGACCATGGGAAGCGCATAGCAGTGATTGAGAATGAG TATGGTGAAGTTGACATTGATGGCTCTCTTGTTGCTGCGAAAACTGCTGGGGCTGAGGACATTATAATGCTCAACAATGGTTGTTTGTGCTGTACAGTGAGGGGTGATCTTGTCAGGATGATTGCGGATTTGGTTAAGAGGAAGAAAGATAAATTTGATCATATTGTAATAGAGACTACAG GGCTGGCAAATCCTGCACCAATCATTCAGACTTTTTATGCTGAAGACCAGGTTTTTAATGATGTCAAATTGGATGGTGTTGTGACGTTGGTTGATGCTAAACATGCTCCTCTCCATCTCGATGAGGTTAAGCCAAAGGGAGTGGTGAACGAGGCAGTGGAGCAAATTGCTTATGCTGATCGGGTTATAGTAAATAAG ACTGATCTTGTTGGTGAGCAAGAAATCGCTTCTTTGGTGCAGCGGATAAGG AACATCAATCGTATGGCTAGTTTGAAGCGCACACAATATGGAAAAGTTGACTTGGATTATGTCCTCGGCATTGGAGGATTTGATTTGGAGAG GATTGAGAGTGCTGTCAGTGATGAAGATAGAAAGGAAGATCATGCCAGCCACGACCACGATCACGATCAtgatcaccaccaccaccatcatcatgacGAACATGACCATAAGCATG ATCATCATGATGATCATCATTCGCATGACCACACTCATGACCCTGGTGTTTCTTCTGTCAGTATAGTCTGTGAAGGGAGCCTAGATCTAGAAAAG GCTAACTTCTGGCTTGGTACTTTATTGATGGAACGTAGTGAGGACATCTACCGGATGAAAGGTTTATTATCTGTTCAGGGAATGGATGAGAGATTTGTATTCCAG GGTGTTCATGATATATTCCAAGGTTCACCTGATCGGTTATGGGGTCCCAATGAACCCAGAACAAACAAAATTGTGTTCATAGGGAAGAACTTGGACGCTCAGGAATTGGAGAAGGGCTTTAAAGCCTGTTTACTGTGA
- the LOC133701389 gene encoding uncharacterized protein LOC133701389 isoform X1 has product MFSVFSSMETVSGNEQWSSDQLGAENLYALQKLGGILHCNKMQIAALELQSFSSPKNLSISKLLESPASICKHKAGDGLRFLDEIRKDFRGTYAMEEQRREMHRLMNGKNLLTESRASSSNELVEISPTNSSRVKACCDSSKGKQLKQVSEAGKIKQLSKRLKTLEEETEPMKQEFFQHMEERKKLVAEIYQQFQTIHHCLQFENQEREEGSPDDGSSIVKFLKKAGLGLAGQKSYTDSHQVHALSEEDMERLISWLQEAADAESERIAFKKMNERAV; this is encoded by the exons ATGTTCTCGGTGTTTTCGAGCATGGAAACTGTGTCAG GTAATGAACAATGGTCTTCTGATCAACTTGGTGCTGAGAATTTGTATGCCTTGCAAAAACTTGGAGGAATTCTGCATTGCAATAAGATGCAGATCGCAGCACTCGAGTTACAGAGTTTTTCCTCGCCAAAAAACCTTTCAATTTCCAAGCTTCTGGAGAGCCCTGCAAGTATTTGTAAGCATAAAGCTGGTGATGGACTGAGGTTTTTGGATGAGATTAGAAAAGATTTCAGAGGTACTTATGCAATGGAAGAACAGAGAAGAGAAATGCATAGGTTGATGAATGGAAAGAACCTGCTAACAGAATCAAGGGCCTCGAGTTCAAACGAGCTAGTGGAAATATCGCCAACGAATTCTTCAAGAGTTAAAGCTTGCTGTGATTCTTCTAAAGGCAAACAACTGAAACAAGTTTCAGAGGCTGGTAAGATCAAGCAGCTAAGTAAGCGATTGAAGACTCTTGAAGAAGAAACTGAACCTATGAAGCAAGAGTTTTTCCAGCacatggaagaaagaaaaaaactggtGGCTGAAATATACCAGCAGTTTCAGACAATACACCATTGTCTCcaatttgaaaatcaagaaCGTGAAGAGGGATCACCTGATGATGGATCTTCGATTGTCAAATTTCTCAAG AAAGCAGGATTGGGACTGGCAGGGCAGAAGTCCTATACTGATAGTCATCAAGTCCATGCATTGTCTGAAGAGGACATGGAAAGACTAATAAGTTGGCTGCAAGAAGCTGCTGATGCAGAATCAGAACGCATTGCTTTCAAAAAAATGAATGAGAGGGCTGTGTAA
- the LOC133701389 gene encoding uncharacterized protein LOC133701389 isoform X3 yields MFSVFSSMETVSGNEQWSSDQLGAENLYALQKLGGILHCNKMQIAALELQSFSSPKNLSISKLLESPASICKHKAGDGLRFLDEIRKDFRGTYAMEEQRREMHRLMNGKNLLTESRASSSNELVEISPTNSSRVKACCDSSKGKQLKQVSEAGKIKQLSKRLKTLEEETEPMKQEFFQHMEERKKLVAEIYQQFQTIHHCLQFENQEREEGSPDDGSSIVKFLKDYTDIINY; encoded by the exons ATGTTCTCGGTGTTTTCGAGCATGGAAACTGTGTCAG GTAATGAACAATGGTCTTCTGATCAACTTGGTGCTGAGAATTTGTATGCCTTGCAAAAACTTGGAGGAATTCTGCATTGCAATAAGATGCAGATCGCAGCACTCGAGTTACAGAGTTTTTCCTCGCCAAAAAACCTTTCAATTTCCAAGCTTCTGGAGAGCCCTGCAAGTATTTGTAAGCATAAAGCTGGTGATGGACTGAGGTTTTTGGATGAGATTAGAAAAGATTTCAGAGGTACTTATGCAATGGAAGAACAGAGAAGAGAAATGCATAGGTTGATGAATGGAAAGAACCTGCTAACAGAATCAAGGGCCTCGAGTTCAAACGAGCTAGTGGAAATATCGCCAACGAATTCTTCAAGAGTTAAAGCTTGCTGTGATTCTTCTAAAGGCAAACAACTGAAACAAGTTTCAGAGGCTGGTAAGATCAAGCAGCTAAGTAAGCGATTGAAGACTCTTGAAGAAGAAACTGAACCTATGAAGCAAGAGTTTTTCCAGCacatggaagaaagaaaaaaactggtGGCTGAAATATACCAGCAGTTTCAGACAATACACCATTGTCTCcaatttgaaaatcaagaaCGTGAAGAGGGATCACCTGATGATGGATCTTCGATTGTCAAATTTCTCAAG GATTACACAGACATAATCAATTACTGA
- the LOC133701389 gene encoding uncharacterized protein LOC133701389 isoform X4, with translation MFSVFSSMETVSGNEQWSSDQLGAENLYALQKLGGILHCNKMQIAALELQSFSSPKNLSISKLLESPASICKHKAGDGLRFLDEIRKDFRGTYAMEEQRREMHRLMNGKNLLTESRASSSNELVEISPTNSSRVKACCDSSKGKQLKQVSEAGKIKQLSKRLKTLEEETEPMKQEFFQHMEERKKLVAEIYQQFQTIHHCLQFENQEREEGSPDDGSSIVKFLKT, from the exons ATGTTCTCGGTGTTTTCGAGCATGGAAACTGTGTCAG GTAATGAACAATGGTCTTCTGATCAACTTGGTGCTGAGAATTTGTATGCCTTGCAAAAACTTGGAGGAATTCTGCATTGCAATAAGATGCAGATCGCAGCACTCGAGTTACAGAGTTTTTCCTCGCCAAAAAACCTTTCAATTTCCAAGCTTCTGGAGAGCCCTGCAAGTATTTGTAAGCATAAAGCTGGTGATGGACTGAGGTTTTTGGATGAGATTAGAAAAGATTTCAGAGGTACTTATGCAATGGAAGAACAGAGAAGAGAAATGCATAGGTTGATGAATGGAAAGAACCTGCTAACAGAATCAAGGGCCTCGAGTTCAAACGAGCTAGTGGAAATATCGCCAACGAATTCTTCAAGAGTTAAAGCTTGCTGTGATTCTTCTAAAGGCAAACAACTGAAACAAGTTTCAGAGGCTGGTAAGATCAAGCAGCTAAGTAAGCGATTGAAGACTCTTGAAGAAGAAACTGAACCTATGAAGCAAGAGTTTTTCCAGCacatggaagaaagaaaaaaactggtGGCTGAAATATACCAGCAGTTTCAGACAATACACCATTGTCTCcaatttgaaaatcaagaaCGTGAAGAGGGATCACCTGATGATGGATCTTCGATTGTCAAATTTCTCAAG ACATAA
- the LOC133701389 gene encoding uncharacterized protein LOC133701389 isoform X2, with the protein MFSVFSSMETVSGNEQWSSDQLGAENLYALQKLGGILHCNKMQIAALELQSFSSPKNLSISKLLESPASICKHKAGDGLRFLDEIRKDFRGTYAMEEQRREMHRLMNGKNLLTESRASSSNELVEISPTNSSRVKACCDSSKGKQLKQVSEAGKIKQLSKRLKTLEEETEPMKQEFFQHMEERKKLVAEIYQQFQTIHHCLQFENQEREEGSPDDGSSIVKFLKVLCIHYLAWNKVILKSWNPLPQSSYTFS; encoded by the exons ATGTTCTCGGTGTTTTCGAGCATGGAAACTGTGTCAG GTAATGAACAATGGTCTTCTGATCAACTTGGTGCTGAGAATTTGTATGCCTTGCAAAAACTTGGAGGAATTCTGCATTGCAATAAGATGCAGATCGCAGCACTCGAGTTACAGAGTTTTTCCTCGCCAAAAAACCTTTCAATTTCCAAGCTTCTGGAGAGCCCTGCAAGTATTTGTAAGCATAAAGCTGGTGATGGACTGAGGTTTTTGGATGAGATTAGAAAAGATTTCAGAGGTACTTATGCAATGGAAGAACAGAGAAGAGAAATGCATAGGTTGATGAATGGAAAGAACCTGCTAACAGAATCAAGGGCCTCGAGTTCAAACGAGCTAGTGGAAATATCGCCAACGAATTCTTCAAGAGTTAAAGCTTGCTGTGATTCTTCTAAAGGCAAACAACTGAAACAAGTTTCAGAGGCTGGTAAGATCAAGCAGCTAAGTAAGCGATTGAAGACTCTTGAAGAAGAAACTGAACCTATGAAGCAAGAGTTTTTCCAGCacatggaagaaagaaaaaaactggtGGCTGAAATATACCAGCAGTTTCAGACAATACACCATTGTCTCcaatttgaaaatcaagaaCGTGAAGAGGGATCACCTGATGATGGATCTTCGATTGTCAAATTTCTCAAG GTATTATGTATTCACTATTTGGCCTGGAATAAGGTCATCCTGAAGTCCTGGAATCCTCTTCCTCAAAGTTCTTATACATTTTCCTGA
- the LOC133700886 gene encoding uncharacterized protein LOC133700886 isoform X2 has product MGTASSMLTQYDLEEVQLHCHNLFSQQEIVSLYQRFCQLDRNAKGFISADEFLSVPEFAMNPLSQRLLKMVDGLNFKDFVAFLSAFSAKANMEQKIALIFKVYDSDGNGKISFNDILEVLQDLSGVFMSNEQREKVLIQVLKEAGYTRESYLMLDDFIKVFGNSGLKLEVEVPVD; this is encoded by the exons ATGGGGACAGCCTCGTCAATGCTAACTCAGTACGACTTAGAAGAGGTTCAACTACACTGCCATAATCTAT TCTCCCAGCAAGAAATAGTGTCACTGTATCAAAGGTTTTGCCAGCTAGATCGAAATGCAAAGGGGTTTATCTCAGCTGATGAATTCTTATCAGTGCCTGAGTTTGCAATGAATCCACTCTCTCAG AGGCTGCTTAAAATGGTTGATGGCTTGAACTTCAAGGACTTCGTTGCCTTCTTATCTGCTTTCTCTGCTAAAGCAAATATGGAGCAGAAAATCGCAC TTATTTTCAAAGTATATGACTCGGATGGGAATGGAAAAATATCTTTCAACGACATACTAGAAGTTCTTCAGGATTTATCTGGTGTGTTCATGTCCAATGAGCAAAGAGAG AAAGTCTTGATCCAAGTTTTGAAGGAGGCGGGTTACACAAGGGAATCATACTTAATGCTGGATGACTTCATTAAg GTTTTTGGAAATTCTGGCCTAAAACTGGAGGTCGAAGTCCCAGTTGACTGA
- the LOC133700886 gene encoding uncharacterized protein LOC133700886 isoform X1, with translation MGTASSMLTQYDLEEVQLHCHNLFSQQEIVSLYQRFCQLDRNAKGFISADEFLSVPEFAMNPLSQRLLKMVDGLNFKDFVAFLSAFSAKANMEQKIALIFKVYDSDGNGKISFNDILEVLQDLSGVFMSNEQREKVLIQVLKEAGYTRESYLMLDDFIKNRVKESEDTCISISTNRFLEILA, from the exons ATGGGGACAGCCTCGTCAATGCTAACTCAGTACGACTTAGAAGAGGTTCAACTACACTGCCATAATCTAT TCTCCCAGCAAGAAATAGTGTCACTGTATCAAAGGTTTTGCCAGCTAGATCGAAATGCAAAGGGGTTTATCTCAGCTGATGAATTCTTATCAGTGCCTGAGTTTGCAATGAATCCACTCTCTCAG AGGCTGCTTAAAATGGTTGATGGCTTGAACTTCAAGGACTTCGTTGCCTTCTTATCTGCTTTCTCTGCTAAAGCAAATATGGAGCAGAAAATCGCAC TTATTTTCAAAGTATATGACTCGGATGGGAATGGAAAAATATCTTTCAACGACATACTAGAAGTTCTTCAGGATTTATCTGGTGTGTTCATGTCCAATGAGCAAAGAGAG AAAGTCTTGATCCAAGTTTTGAAGGAGGCGGGTTACACAAGGGAATCATACTTAATGCTGGATGACTTCATTAAg AATAGAGTCAAAGAGAGTGAGGATACGTGCATCTCTATCAGCACCAATAG GTTTTTGGAAATTCTGGCCTAA